In Desulfuromonas acetexigens, the following proteins share a genomic window:
- a CDS encoding sigma-70 family RNA polymerase sigma factor, protein MNDQYKFEEEPEADLSEESEGDLIEAEVDEDEEVEEEIPEKPEEEHSDDAIKLYLKEIQKTTLLTAEDERALAARISQGDEQARNRMIESNLRLVVKIAKRYMNRGLPFLDLIEEGNLGLIKAVERFKLSKECRFSTYATWWIRQSIERALVNQSRTIRLPVHVSDDINKLIKISRELVHKYNREPHVNEVAEAMGVENAYVRRLMVLVKKTYSIEHPMGENNDYSLMDTIEDPTAVDPSGLIEDLNKYALVSSWLEGLSENEREILTLRFGLDDRDPQTLDTIGRSFGVTRERIRQIEAKCLEKLKKIRLEHQAAGRFSPPEA, encoded by the coding sequence ATGAATGACCAGTACAAATTCGAGGAGGAACCGGAAGCTGACTTGTCCGAGGAGTCCGAAGGCGATCTGATCGAAGCTGAGGTCGACGAAGATGAAGAGGTGGAGGAGGAAATCCCCGAGAAGCCGGAGGAAGAACATTCGGACGATGCCATCAAGCTCTATCTGAAGGAAATCCAGAAAACCACGCTACTCACCGCCGAGGACGAAAGGGCGCTGGCCGCCCGGATCAGTCAGGGGGATGAGCAGGCTCGCAACCGCATGATCGAAAGCAACCTGCGCCTGGTTGTTAAAATCGCCAAGCGCTACATGAATCGCGGACTGCCTTTTCTCGACCTGATCGAAGAGGGTAATCTCGGCTTGATCAAAGCGGTCGAACGTTTCAAACTCAGCAAGGAATGTCGTTTTTCTACCTACGCGACCTGGTGGATTCGACAATCGATCGAGCGTGCCCTGGTCAATCAAAGCCGCACCATTCGTCTGCCGGTGCATGTCTCCGACGACATCAACAAGCTCATCAAAATCAGCCGGGAACTGGTTCATAAATACAATCGCGAACCCCACGTGAATGAAGTCGCCGAAGCGATGGGGGTGGAAAACGCCTATGTCCGTCGGCTGATGGTTCTGGTCAAAAAGACCTATTCCATCGAACATCCCATGGGCGAGAACAACGATTACAGCCTCATGGATACCATCGAGGATCCGACGGCGGTCGATCCTTCGGGATTGATCGAAGATTTGAACAAGTACGCTCTGGTCAGCAGCTGGCTCGAAGGTTTGAGTGAAAATGAGCGGGAAATCCTGACCCTGCGTTTCGGACTTGACGACCGCGATCCGCAAACACTCGATACTATCGGTCGCAGCTTTGGCGTCACCCGCGAACGAATCCGTCAGATCGAGGCGAAATGTCTCGAAAAGCTCAAGAAAATTCGCCTGGAGCACCAGGCTGCGGGACGATTTTCGCCACCGGAGGCCTGA
- a CDS encoding adenine phosphoribosyltransferase, with protein MEDLKKIIRDIPDFPKKGIIFKDITTLLADPKSFNRMIDLIAHRYIGAKIDQIVGVEARGFLLGAALAYKLGTGITLVRKPGKLPYKTLQKTYQLEYGADTLEIHQDAFKPGDRVVVADDLLATGGTMAAVVELIQELGAEVVECAFMAELEFLEGRKRLPQEKVFSLLKF; from the coding sequence GTGGAAGATCTGAAAAAAATCATTCGCGATATCCCTGACTTTCCTAAAAAGGGGATTATTTTCAAAGATATAACGACCCTGCTGGCAGACCCGAAGAGTTTTAACCGGATGATCGACCTGATCGCCCATCGCTACATCGGCGCCAAAATCGACCAGATCGTCGGGGTCGAGGCGCGCGGCTTTCTGCTTGGAGCGGCCCTGGCGTACAAGCTCGGCACCGGTATCACCCTCGTGCGCAAGCCGGGCAAACTCCCCTATAAAACCCTGCAGAAAACCTATCAACTCGAATACGGCGCCGACACCCTGGAAATCCACCAGGATGCTTTCAAACCCGGTGATCGGGTGGTGGTCGCCGATGATCTGCTGGCGACGGGCGGTACCATGGCCGCCGTTGTCGAACTGATACAGGAACTGGGGGCCGAGGTGGTGGAATGCGCCTTTATGGCCGAACTGGAATTTCTTGAAGGGCGCAAACGGCTACCGCAAGAAAAGGTCTTCAGCCTGCTCAAGTTCTGA
- a CDS encoding secretin N-terminal domain-containing protein, with protein MSLLRFIGSIFLLFVLAQGVWAVTGEVRVIELKHRQAEELLPVLESMLGSGGAVSALDNRLIVRAPTKDMTAVEKLVVQLDNPRVMLRIAVRQEQSSAAIGRGGGSLLSTSPGRVGIEVGSRILGNRNQSTEQFVQVLDGETALIEVGQRRPYARIRAYVGGHRRGLVEVTDFQDLAEGFLVRPNLQGEGVVLDISPYQSTPTDSGAIDFSQLTTRVEAPFDEWIDLGGHLEGHSVGDNGDNVLRAGGDQRHLWIKISR; from the coding sequence ATGTCTCTCCTCAGGTTTATAGGTTCGATTTTTCTGCTTTTTGTTCTCGCTCAAGGGGTCTGGGCGGTGACTGGCGAGGTGCGGGTCATTGAACTCAAGCATCGTCAGGCCGAGGAGTTGCTGCCTGTCCTTGAATCCATGCTGGGGAGTGGCGGAGCGGTGAGCGCCCTGGATAACCGGCTGATTGTACGGGCACCGACCAAGGATATGACCGCGGTGGAAAAACTCGTCGTACAATTGGATAACCCCCGCGTGATGCTGCGCATCGCCGTGCGTCAGGAGCAGTCGAGTGCCGCCATTGGGCGAGGGGGCGGCTCCCTCCTTTCGACCTCCCCCGGCAGAGTCGGGATCGAAGTGGGGAGTCGGATCCTCGGTAACCGCAACCAGAGTACGGAGCAGTTCGTACAGGTGCTGGATGGCGAAACGGCGTTGATCGAGGTCGGGCAACGGCGGCCCTATGCCCGTATCCGCGCCTATGTCGGCGGGCACCGGCGCGGGCTGGTCGAAGTGACGGACTTCCAGGATCTGGCCGAGGGTTTTCTGGTGCGGCCGAATCTGCAAGGGGAGGGGGTCGTTCTCGATATTTCCCCCTATCAGTCGACGCCGACCGACAGCGGCGCCATCGATTTCTCGCAGCTGACTACGCGGGTGGAAGCCCCCTTCGATGAGTGGATCGATCTCGGCGGTCATCTTGAAGGGCATTCCGTCGGCGACAACGGCGACAACGTCCTGCGGGCAGGCGGCGATCAGCGTCATCTGTGGATCAAAATCAGTCGTTAA
- a CDS encoding MTH1187 family thiamine-binding protein has protein sequence MAVVEVSVTPLGTAGAGVSEFVAGCLRLVEKSGLNYQLTPMGTIIEGDLDKIFLLLRQMHESPFAAGAGRVSTLIKIDDRRDREEHSMAKKMRSVTGKLKGD, from the coding sequence ATGGCAGTTGTCGAAGTCAGTGTCACGCCCCTGGGTACGGCCGGAGCCGGCGTTTCGGAATTTGTCGCCGGCTGTCTGCGTCTGGTCGAGAAGAGCGGTCTCAATTATCAGTTGACCCCCATGGGAACGATCATCGAGGGGGATCTGGACAAGATTTTTTTGTTGCTGCGGCAAATGCATGAATCTCCTTTCGCTGCCGGTGCCGGCCGGGTATCGACCTTGATCAAAATCGATGATCGCCGGGATCGGGAAGAACACTCCATGGCCAAAAAGATGCGATCGGTGACCGGCAAGTTGAAGGGGGATTAA
- a CDS encoding sulfite exporter TauE/SafE family protein has protein sequence MSLLAPQVLLLFALTGSLAGLLAGLLGIGGGIILVPLFLWAFEAVNLPSEIVVHAAFATSLCVIIPSAISSTLGHRRRGNVQWRQVMRMAVGGICGALLGAAFAASLSGDWLKGLFGGMQILAAGKMFFSDPRLPPEESDFRPWGRLLLIGLIGGLFSAFFGAGGGFIVVPLMLMWLRMPMHLAVGNSSALIVISAIFGVLSYIYHGWNHPLLPPHSFGYVNLLAAGLVIPFTMIFARLGVRFAGRFSHAKLVRIFALMLLVIGTRMIIATLGF, from the coding sequence ATGTCGCTGCTCGCTCCTCAGGTCCTTCTTCTCTTCGCCTTAACCGGTTCGCTGGCCGGTCTGCTCGCCGGTCTGCTCGGCATCGGCGGCGGCATCATCCTGGTTCCCCTGTTCCTCTGGGCCTTTGAAGCGGTAAACCTCCCCTCCGAGATTGTTGTTCATGCCGCTTTCGCCACCAGTCTTTGCGTCATCATCCCGTCCGCTATCAGCAGCACCCTGGGCCATCGCCGACGGGGCAACGTCCAGTGGCGGCAGGTCATGCGCATGGCCGTCGGCGGCATTTGCGGGGCCCTCCTTGGCGCCGCTTTTGCTGCCTCTTTGTCCGGGGACTGGCTGAAGGGACTCTTTGGGGGGATGCAGATTCTCGCGGCGGGAAAGATGTTCTTTTCCGATCCCCGACTTCCCCCCGAGGAATCGGACTTCCGTCCCTGGGGGCGCCTGCTCCTGATCGGCCTGATCGGCGGGCTCTTTTCCGCCTTTTTCGGGGCTGGCGGCGGCTTTATCGTGGTGCCGCTAATGCTCATGTGGCTGCGCATGCCGATGCATCTGGCGGTGGGGAATTCCAGCGCCCTGATCGTCATTTCAGCGATTTTCGGGGTGCTCTCCTACATCTATCACGGCTGGAACCACCCGCTGTTGCCTCCGCATTCCTTCGGCTATGTAAATCTTCTTGCCGCCGGACTGGTTATCCCATTCACCATGATCTTCGCCCGCCTCGGCGTTCGCTTTGCCGGACGTTTCAGCCACGCTAAACTCGTTAGGATATTCGCGCTGATGCTGCTGGTGATCGGCACGCGTATGATCATCGCGACCCTTGGCTTCTGA
- the amrB gene encoding AmmeMemoRadiSam system protein B, with protein sequence MNRRPAVAGQFYPADAHSLRHLIQSYCPVVDAKIAALGVMVPHAGYVYSGAIAGAAFARVQIPSKVILLGPNHHGLGARAALFPAGNWQTPLGSVAIDEDLARELLADCSFLAADPRAHLAEHSLEVQLPFLQVLAPECRIVPLCLGHLSLEKLLELGAALARVMAAHSGEVLMVASSDMTHYEPGTVAREKDERALQRILALDPEGLYRTVRDGRISMCGVLPTVAMLEAARLAGASRADMVRYGNSGDITGDQSAVVGYAGVVLS encoded by the coding sequence ATGAATCGACGTCCTGCCGTGGCCGGCCAGTTTTATCCCGCTGACGCCCATTCCCTGCGACACCTGATTCAAAGCTACTGCCCCGTTGTTGATGCGAAAATCGCGGCGCTGGGGGTCATGGTGCCCCATGCCGGGTATGTCTATTCGGGGGCGATTGCCGGTGCCGCTTTCGCTCGGGTACAGATTCCCTCGAAGGTCATCCTCCTCGGTCCCAACCATCATGGCCTGGGAGCGCGCGCGGCCCTGTTTCCCGCAGGCAACTGGCAGACGCCCTTGGGCTCCGTCGCCATCGACGAGGATCTTGCCAGGGAGCTTTTGGCGGACTGTTCGTTCCTGGCGGCGGATCCCCGGGCGCACCTGGCGGAGCATTCGCTGGAGGTACAACTTCCCTTTCTGCAGGTGCTGGCGCCCGAGTGCCGGATCGTCCCCTTATGTCTGGGGCACCTTTCCCTTGAAAAACTGCTTGAACTCGGCGCCGCCCTGGCCCGGGTTATGGCGGCGCATTCCGGCGAGGTGCTGATGGTCGCCAGTTCCGACATGACCCATTACGAACCGGGGACCGTTGCCCGGGAAAAGGACGAACGTGCCTTGCAGCGGATTCTCGCTCTCGATCCCGAAGGTCTCTATCGTACGGTTCGGGATGGGCGCATCAGCATGTGTGGGGTGTTGCCGACGGTGGCGATGCTGGAAGCGGCCCGCCTTGCCGGAGCGAGCCGGGCGGACATGGTCCGCTACGGCAATTCGGGCGACATTACCGGTGATCAGTCCGCGGTTGTCGGCTACGCCGGCGTGGTCCTGTCCTGA
- the gltX gene encoding glutamate--tRNA ligase → MSDLRLRFAPSPTGYLHIGGARTALFNYLLAKKEQGTFILRIEDTDVARSTQESVDAILQAMTWLGLSYDKGPYYQSDRFDLYKAKVQELLDKGLAYRCYCTQEELDAKREAAMKSGGKPKYDGTCRERKQPPAADAPFVVRFKSPQEGEITFVDRIKGPITFRNEELDDIIIQRSDGTPTYNFVVVVDDAEMGVNLIIRGDDHVNNTPRQIPMYTALGYPIPEFAHVPMILGADKSRLSKRHGATSVMAYQEQGYLPEALVNYLARLGWSHGDQEIFSMDELIEKFALEQVGRAAGVFNPEKLLWLNAHYIKTGDPVRLATLLTEFLAKQGLSTEAGPDLPAVVKTLQERARTLVEMAEGAAFYYRSEVEFDAEAAAKFLTADKRIPFEALIRHLEACTDWSHDGIVAAFQNVMDETGLKLGKFGPSVRVALVGCTTSPGIHEVVEVLGQTRTLVRLRRALELLN, encoded by the coding sequence ATGTCGGATTTACGTCTTCGTTTCGCCCCCAGCCCTACCGGCTATCTGCATATCGGCGGCGCCCGCACGGCGCTTTTTAATTACCTGCTGGCGAAAAAAGAGCAGGGCACCTTCATCCTCAGGATCGAGGATACGGACGTGGCTCGTTCCACCCAGGAGTCGGTCGATGCCATCCTTCAGGCCATGACCTGGCTGGGCTTGAGTTACGACAAAGGGCCCTATTACCAGTCCGATCGCTTCGATCTTTATAAAGCGAAGGTGCAAGAACTGCTCGATAAAGGCTTGGCCTACCGCTGTTATTGCACCCAGGAAGAGCTCGATGCCAAGCGCGAAGCGGCCATGAAGAGCGGCGGCAAGCCCAAGTATGACGGGACCTGTCGTGAGCGGAAGCAGCCGCCAGCAGCGGATGCCCCCTTTGTGGTCCGTTTCAAATCCCCGCAGGAGGGGGAGATTACCTTCGTCGATCGCATCAAGGGGCCGATCACCTTCCGCAACGAAGAGCTCGACGACATCATCATCCAGCGCAGCGACGGCACCCCGACCTACAATTTCGTGGTGGTGGTCGATGATGCGGAAATGGGGGTCAACCTGATCATTCGCGGCGACGACCATGTGAACAATACCCCCAGGCAGATTCCCATGTATACTGCCCTTGGCTATCCGATTCCCGAGTTTGCCCATGTGCCGATGATTCTCGGTGCCGACAAAAGCCGCCTCTCCAAGCGCCACGGCGCGACCTCGGTGATGGCCTACCAGGAGCAGGGCTATCTCCCCGAAGCGCTGGTCAACTATCTGGCGCGCCTGGGCTGGTCCCACGGGGATCAGGAGATCTTCTCCATGGATGAATTGATCGAAAAGTTCGCCCTCGAACAGGTCGGACGGGCAGCTGGGGTCTTTAATCCCGAAAAGCTGCTTTGGCTCAACGCCCACTACATCAAAACCGGCGACCCCGTCCGGTTGGCGACACTGCTCACCGAATTTCTCGCCAAACAGGGGCTTTCCACCGAGGCAGGTCCGGATTTGCCGGCGGTGGTGAAAACCTTGCAGGAACGGGCGCGAACCCTGGTGGAGATGGCCGAAGGTGCGGCCTTTTATTATCGGTCGGAGGTGGAGTTCGACGCCGAAGCGGCGGCCAAGTTCCTTACCGCCGACAAGAGAATACCGTTCGAGGCGTTGATTCGCCATTTAGAGGCCTGTACCGACTGGTCCCATGACGGTATTGTCGCTGCTTTTCAAAACGTCATGGACGAAACCGGGCTCAAGCTCGGTAAATTTGGCCCCTCGGTGCGCGTCGCATTGGTCGGCTGCACAACCAGTCCCGGAATCCACGAAGTCGTCGAAGTGCTGGGTCAGACACGTACTCTGGTGCGATTGCGCCGCGCCCTCGAACTGCTGAATTGA
- the pal gene encoding peptidoglycan-associated lipoprotein Pal, translating to MQKNVFCWAMMIVCCAVSFGCAKKTQVAENLEAPTAVAAPVASAPVDNSGRQSSASDLRVGNDQMGMKTINFEFDSYVLSEGSKAILQQNAQWMKANPSANIVIEGHCDERGSDEYNMALGENRARAASNYLVSLGVAPESLRIVSYGEEKPVAFGSNEAAWSQNRRAEFK from the coding sequence ATGCAAAAGAATGTCTTCTGCTGGGCCATGATGATCGTTTGTTGTGCTGTCTCCTTCGGTTGCGCCAAGAAAACCCAGGTCGCCGAAAACCTCGAAGCTCCCACTGCCGTCGCTGCTCCCGTTGCTTCGGCTCCGGTGGACAATTCGGGCCGTCAATCCTCGGCGAGCGACCTGCGTGTCGGCAATGACCAGATGGGGATGAAAACCATTAACTTCGAGTTTGACAGCTATGTCCTCTCCGAAGGTTCCAAGGCCATTCTTCAGCAGAACGCTCAATGGATGAAGGCCAACCCCAGCGCCAACATCGTTATCGAAGGTCACTGCGATGAGCGTGGTTCCGACGAGTACAATATGGCCCTGGGCGAGAACCGTGCCCGTGCCGCCAGCAACTACCTGGTCTCTCTTGGCGTTGCTCCGGAAAGCCTGCGTATCGTCAGCTACGGCGAGGAAAAGCCGGTGGCCTTTGGCTCGAACGAAGCCGCCTGGTCCCAGAACCGCCGCGCCGAATTCAAGTAA
- the hcp gene encoding hydroxylamine reductase, translating into MFCYQCEQAANGGCTKIGVCGKKPDVAALQDLLIFGLKGVAFWANEARKAGKKDAEVDRFMIEGLFTTVTNVDFDPEAIAKILRKCGTMLTKAKNLAGSVTGAIPEAAQWQPASTTDELIQQGEAHGVKSVEIDPDVKSMQETLIYGMKGYAAYADHALILGAENDEIYAFTHKALAATLDNNLGLMDFVTLAMECGRINLVTMELLNKAHTDAYGHPVPTPVQLGTKAGKAILVTGHDLKMLETLLKQTEGKGINIYTHGEMLPAHGYPGLKKYPHLVGNFGGAWQDQAKEFVDFPGAIIFNTNCIQRPADSYKDRLFTWGLVQWPDVKHVEGWDFSAVINKALECDGFPEAPGKEILTGFGHNAVLGVADKVIDAVKAGQIKHFFLIGGCDGAKSGRNYYTEFAEKAPKDTVILTLACGKYRFNKLDFGDIGGIPRLLDVGQCNDAYSAIQIAVALSKAFNCGVNDLPLSMILSWYEQKAVAILLTLLHLGIKNIKLGPSLPAFITPNVLNFLVENFNIGPITTAEEDLKQILG; encoded by the coding sequence ATGTTTTGTTACCAATGCGAGCAGGCCGCCAACGGCGGCTGCACCAAAATCGGCGTCTGTGGCAAGAAGCCGGATGTCGCGGCCTTGCAGGACCTGCTGATTTTCGGCCTCAAGGGCGTCGCCTTCTGGGCCAATGAAGCGCGCAAGGCCGGCAAGAAAGACGCGGAAGTCGACCGCTTCATGATCGAAGGGCTCTTCACCACCGTCACCAACGTCGATTTCGATCCCGAAGCCATCGCCAAGATTTTGCGCAAGTGTGGCACCATGCTGACCAAGGCCAAGAATCTGGCCGGTTCCGTAACCGGCGCCATCCCCGAGGCGGCGCAGTGGCAGCCTGCTTCCACCACGGATGAACTGATCCAACAGGGCGAAGCGCATGGCGTCAAGAGCGTGGAAATCGATCCCGACGTCAAGTCGATGCAGGAAACCCTCATTTACGGCATGAAGGGCTATGCGGCCTACGCCGACCATGCCCTGATTCTCGGCGCCGAGAACGACGAGATCTACGCCTTCACCCACAAGGCCCTCGCCGCCACCCTCGACAACAATCTCGGGCTGATGGACTTCGTTACTCTCGCCATGGAGTGCGGCCGCATCAACCTGGTCACCATGGAGCTGCTGAACAAGGCTCACACCGACGCCTACGGACATCCGGTTCCGACTCCGGTTCAACTCGGCACCAAAGCCGGAAAGGCGATCCTGGTCACCGGCCACGATCTGAAAATGCTTGAAACACTGCTCAAGCAGACCGAGGGCAAAGGGATCAATATCTACACCCATGGCGAGATGCTCCCCGCCCACGGCTATCCCGGGCTGAAGAAATATCCGCACCTGGTCGGCAACTTCGGCGGCGCCTGGCAGGATCAGGCCAAGGAATTCGTCGACTTCCCCGGCGCGATCATCTTCAATACCAACTGCATCCAGCGTCCGGCGGACAGCTATAAAGACCGCCTCTTCACCTGGGGACTGGTTCAGTGGCCCGACGTCAAGCACGTCGAAGGCTGGGATTTCTCGGCGGTCATCAACAAGGCTCTGGAATGCGACGGCTTCCCCGAGGCTCCGGGTAAGGAGATTCTCACCGGTTTCGGCCATAACGCCGTGCTCGGCGTCGCCGACAAGGTCATCGACGCGGTCAAGGCCGGACAGATCAAACACTTCTTCCTGATCGGCGGCTGCGACGGCGCCAAATCGGGCCGCAACTACTATACCGAGTTCGCCGAAAAAGCGCCCAAGGATACGGTCATCCTGACCCTGGCCTGCGGTAAATACCGCTTCAACAAGCTCGACTTCGGCGATATCGGCGGCATCCCCCGCCTGCTCGATGTCGGTCAGTGCAACGACGCCTACAGCGCCATCCAGATCGCCGTCGCTCTGTCGAAAGCCTTCAACTGCGGGGTCAACGATCTGCCCCTGTCGATGATCCTCTCCTGGTACGAGCAGAAAGCGGTCGCCATCCTCCTGACCCTGCTCCACCTCGGAATCAAGAACATCAAACTGGGACCGTCGCTACCGGCCTTCATTACCCCGAACGTGCTCAACTTCCTGGTCGAAAACTTCAACATCGGCCCCATCACCACGGCCGAGGAAGATCTCAAACAGATTCTTGGCTGA
- a CDS encoding EVE domain-containing protein, giving the protein MPQFWLMKSEPNCFSFDDLLRSPERTSPWDGVRNYQARNFLRDEIHVGDGVLFYHSNVPAPAIVGVAKVVRAGYPDHTARDPDSDHFDPRATVDNPIWYMVDVQALMAFPQPVSRETMKAHPLLSDMAVLKRGNRLSVLPVDPRHWPVLFELGGISPARINELLISTGGEDDSSR; this is encoded by the coding sequence ATGCCCCAATTCTGGTTGATGAAATCGGAACCCAACTGCTTTTCTTTCGATGATCTGCTGCGCTCTCCTGAGCGGACGAGCCCCTGGGATGGCGTCCGCAACTATCAGGCCCGCAATTTTCTGCGCGACGAGATCCATGTCGGCGATGGCGTGCTCTTCTACCACAGCAATGTTCCCGCGCCGGCCATCGTCGGAGTGGCGAAAGTGGTTCGCGCGGGCTATCCCGATCATACCGCCCGCGATCCCGACAGCGATCATTTCGACCCTCGCGCCACCGTCGATAATCCCATCTGGTACATGGTCGATGTGCAGGCCCTTATGGCTTTTCCTCAGCCGGTCTCCCGAGAGACGATGAAGGCGCACCCGCTCTTATCCGACATGGCTGTCCTCAAGCGGGGTAACCGCCTCTCGGTTCTTCCCGTCGACCCCCGTCACTGGCCCGTACTTTTTGAACTGGGTGGAATTTCACCCGCCCGGATCAATGAATTGCTCATATCTACTGGAGGAGAGGATGACTCGTCGCGGTAA
- a CDS encoding AsmA family protein produces MTRRGKWWGIFVIVLVLLAVGLTLLAKTLITPERIKAHLLPLAKEALAREVTLGDVKIGLFSGIRLDDLVIFEKAGDEPLIRADQAVLRYQFWPLLQGQVVVDEVRLENPRITLIRLADGSFNISDWLQTTDDSDAAVEPSPSPVSADRDEGQAIDLLVSRLAVGGGEMSFVDYQINAQAPYRYQIDNLNVEATDISLEQAFPFSVKARLNGAEFSVDGKLNPKDRAGQAAIQLSDLDLTAFLPYFREHLPGHLGSLKLDLTLSVAAQEQSLSSSGNLTLRDIAVNLNALPKAPIAQARLAVDYDLLYETSAGILAVNRMRVDLNGIPLDLQGELTGLDKKTPQADLQLSLTDLELRSALNALPAGLVSSLQAFDPAGFVTARVELAGPVDNPQGLLQRGDFQLTNLQGAAAGLRPVLNGRLQLQGQELTAEKLQLALGEDSALIDLQIPDIFAETIAITSSVTADRFRVDPLLETKKPAEAEVSKASPPDSPPAQVSQEVGPFDLPIKADGEMRIKQAIYQGMPIDNLLLLYRLDKNLLTVETLSGQVAGGTFKQSGTVDLSRKGLAYQGRVELSSLALDTLTRLFAPRAQGTVLGALSLATDFQGRGTQAATLREHLTAEGDFSFVNGRLTASPLTQGFADLLRLAELKDLSFKDGSGNYRIRQGQLHLNGKMSGQDLHLTPTGTIGLDGGLNLDLAARLSPHLSAKLDKKGKVAGYFSDEQGWTRIPLTLGGTLERPRFVFDSRALKEQAGEELRQKLEEKVMEKLDPSGTSGEKLEPAKQLMKDALQGLFGR; encoded by the coding sequence ATGACTCGTCGCGGTAAATGGTGGGGGATATTCGTTATTGTTCTGGTGCTTCTAGCCGTCGGCTTGACGCTGTTGGCCAAAACCCTGATCACCCCGGAAAGGATCAAGGCCCATCTGCTGCCCTTGGCGAAAGAGGCGCTCGCTCGCGAGGTGACGCTGGGTGATGTGAAAATCGGACTGTTCAGCGGCATTCGTCTCGACGACCTGGTGATTTTTGAGAAGGCTGGCGACGAGCCGCTGATCCGGGCCGACCAGGCGGTTTTGCGCTACCAGTTCTGGCCTCTGCTGCAAGGGCAGGTGGTGGTTGATGAAGTGCGCCTGGAAAATCCCCGCATTACCCTGATTCGGCTTGCCGACGGCAGCTTCAATATTTCCGATTGGTTGCAGACGACTGACGATTCCGATGCGGCTGTGGAGCCATCGCCCTCGCCGGTTTCCGCCGACCGGGATGAAGGACAGGCGATCGACCTGCTTGTTTCCAGACTGGCGGTCGGCGGTGGCGAAATGTCTTTCGTTGACTATCAGATCAACGCTCAGGCGCCTTACCGCTATCAGATCGACAACCTGAACGTCGAAGCCACAGATATCTCCCTGGAACAGGCATTTCCCTTTTCTGTCAAAGCCCGCCTCAACGGCGCGGAGTTCTCCGTCGATGGAAAGCTGAACCCGAAAGACCGCGCGGGGCAAGCGGCCATCCAACTCAGCGACCTCGATCTGACCGCATTTCTTCCCTATTTTCGCGAGCATCTGCCCGGACATCTCGGCTCACTCAAGCTCGATCTCACGTTGTCTGTCGCCGCGCAGGAGCAGAGCCTGTCCAGCAGCGGCAACTTGACCTTGCGCGATATCGCCGTCAACCTCAACGCCCTGCCTAAAGCGCCGATCGCCCAAGCCCGTCTGGCGGTCGATTACGATCTCCTTTATGAAACCTCCGCCGGAATACTCGCGGTCAACCGTATGCGTGTCGACCTCAACGGCATCCCTCTCGATCTGCAAGGGGAATTGACCGGGCTCGACAAGAAGACACCGCAGGCTGATTTGCAGTTAAGCCTGACCGATCTGGAATTGCGTTCGGCCCTAAATGCCCTTCCCGCCGGGCTCGTTTCCTCTCTGCAGGCGTTCGATCCGGCAGGCTTTGTGACCGCGCGTGTGGAACTCGCCGGCCCCGTCGACAATCCCCAGGGCCTTTTGCAAAGAGGGGATTTTCAGTTGACCAACCTTCAGGGGGCGGCCGCCGGGCTGCGTCCAGTGTTGAACGGTCGTCTTCAGTTGCAAGGGCAGGAGCTGACGGCGGAAAAGCTTCAGCTTGCCCTGGGCGAGGATTCGGCCCTCATCGATCTGCAGATCCCCGACATTTTTGCCGAGACGATCGCCATCACCAGCTCGGTAACCGCCGACCGCTTCCGGGTCGATCCCTTACTGGAAACAAAGAAGCCCGCTGAAGCCGAAGTGAGCAAGGCTTCCCCCCCCGACTCTCCGCCGGCGCAGGTCTCCCAAGAGGTTGGCCCCTTCGATCTGCCGATCAAGGCTGATGGAGAAATGCGCATCAAGCAGGCCATCTATCAAGGGATGCCGATCGACAACCTGCTGCTGCTCTATCGTCTGGACAAAAACCTGCTGACTGTCGAAACGCTCTCCGGCCAGGTCGCGGGCGGTACTTTCAAACAATCGGGAACCGTCGATTTGAGCCGCAAGGGGCTGGCCTATCAAGGGCGCGTCGAGTTGAGCAGCCTGGCTCTTGACACCCTGACCAGGCTTTTTGCCCCCCGGGCCCAGGGGACGGTGCTGGGCGCGCTCTCCCTCGCTACAGACTTCCAGGGTCGCGGGACCCAGGCCGCGACCCTGCGCGAACATCTCACCGCCGAAGGTGATTTTTCCTTCGTCAACGGTCGCCTGACCGCCTCCCCTTTGACTCAAGGCTTTGCCGATCTTCTGCGTCTCGCTGAACTGAAGGACCTTTCGTTCAAGGACGGTTCCGGAAATTACCGGATTCGCCAGGGGCAACTGCACCTCAACGGAAAGATGAGCGGGCAGGATTTGCACCTGACTCCAACCGGCACGATTGGTCTGGACGGCGGACTTAATCTCGACCTGGCCGCGCGACTCTCCCCCCATCTCAGCGCCAAACTGGATAAGAAAGGGAAGGTTGCAGGCTACTTCAGTGATGAGCAGGGCTGGACGCGTATTCCGTTGACCTTGGGGGGAACGCTGGAGCGGCCCCGCTTCGTTTTCGATTCGAGAGCGCTCAAGGAGCAGGCGGGAGAAGAATTGCGGCAAAAACTCGAAGAGAAGGTTATGGAGAAACTGGACCCCTCGGGAACCTCCGGGGAGAAGCTTGAACCAGCGAAACAACTGATGAAGGACGCCCTTCAAGGATTGTTCGGCCGATAA